The sequence GGGACGTCCGCTCCGAGCGCGGTGGTCGCCGTCGTCGTCACGGGCGTATCGTCGATGGCGGCGGCCATCTTCCCGACCGTGTTCGCCGTGGCCGGCGCGACCAGGAAGACGTCGGCCCATCCGTCCCGACCACAGAGTTCGACGTGTTCGACGGCGCCCGTGATCTCCGTAACGACCGGGTTGTCGGTCGCGAATTCGACGGCCCAGGGATGAATAATCGACCGAGCACTTTCGGTCATCACCGCCCGCACCGACGCGCCCCGACGACGCAACTCGTGTGCGAGTTCGACGACTCTCACCGCGGCGATGCTCCCGGTGACGCCCAGTGCCACGTTCGTACCCTCGAGCATTCGTCTTGAGGTTCTGTGCGACGTGCTTTAAAGGTGAGTACATTCGTCCGGCGACACCCTCTTGATCGGTCCGGAAGAAATGCCCCCGTGGACACGATCGAGGTACGTACGACCGTCGAGCGCGCCCCCGACGTGGTCTTTCCGTTTCTTGCGGACTTTACTGGCTACGCGGAGTACTCCAAACACCTCCGGCGGGTGTCGGTGGACGGCGACGGGGGCGTCGGCACGACCTATCGGCTCACGTTCGGGTGGTGGAAACTCACGTACGACGCACACGCTCGGGTCACTGCCGTCGAAACGCCGCGGACCATCGAGTGGGAGGTCGTCAGCGATCTCGACGCCCACGGCCG is a genomic window of Halanaeroarchaeum sulfurireducens containing:
- a CDS encoding SRPBCC family protein; translation: MDTIEVRTTVERAPDVVFPFLADFTGYAEYSKHLRRVSVDGDGGVGTTYRLTFGWWKLTYDAHARVTAVETPRTIEWEVVSDLDAHGRWVVEPLDDGNRTLVRFVVTYDPESVSSGILDVPRFVSLDWVVRKAIGLIEAEGRRVVRRVVADLEGESRPVDLEVEYR